From the genome of Corallococcus macrosporus DSM 14697:
GGTGGACGCTTTCACGGCCTATGCCCAGGCTTCAGGTGACAAAGGCAAGAGCTGGCACGACGTTCGGGTGGGCATGGCCGCCCTCGCGCGGGTTACCGGGGCGCCGCTGACCCCGGGTGAATAACCATGCGCTCACCACTGTCTTCCCTACCGTCCTTTCACTCGGAGCCCATGGAATGATTGCTTCCCTGCTTGCCGCCACCTTGCTCGCCGCCGCGCCCGGCCCGCTGACGGTCGTCAAATCCGGGAACGCCGACGTACAGAAGGCCGCCAACGCGCCCGGCGCCACCGCGCAGTCGCTCGCCAGCGTCGTGGAGAAGTTCGTCGACTTCGAGGAGCTGGCGAAGCGTGCGCTGGGTGACAAGGCCTGGGCCGACCTCAAGCCCGCGCAGCGCAAGGAGTTCACCGACACGATGACGGGCCTCCTGCGCGCGTCCTACGCCCAGAAGGCCCTGGGGCAGGCGCAGGCCCAGGTGAAGTACGGCGAGGAGGGCGTGGACGGGAACGAGGCCACCGTGGGCACCACCGTGAAGGTGAAGAAGGACGCCATCCCCGTCGACTACCGCCTGTACCGCACGTCGGCGACCGGGCCGTGGCGCATCTACGACGTCGTCACCGACGAGGTGTCCCTGGTGGACACGTACAAGGGGCAGTTCCGCAAGCTGCTCGCCGACAAGGGCTTCGACGGCCTGCTCTCCACGCTGAAGAGCAAGCGGGCGCAGCTCGAAAAGGAGAACGCGGCGTCGGCGCAGAAGAGCGCCGGGCAGACGGCCGTGCCCTGACGCGGACAGACGGCGCCACCGTCCAGGCCGGGGTGCCCGCGCGGGCGCCTCGGCCTTCGTGCTTCTAGCGTCCCGCGGCCTCGCGGAGGGCGGCCAGCGTCCCGGCCAGACCCTGGGCCAGGGGGATGGTGGGGAGGAAGCCCAGCTCGCGGCTCGCGCGCTCGGTGGAGCAGGTCCACGCGGCGCACCGCATCTCCCGCACCTTGTCGCGGTTGAGGATGGGCACCGTGCCGCGCAGCCGGGCCACGGCCTCCGAGCCCAGGCCCACCACGTAGCTGACCGTCTGCGGCACCGGCAGCACCGCGGGCCGGCCCTTGCCGAGCGCCCCGGCCATGGCCGCGCAGACGTCCTCCCAGGAGTGCTCCACGCCGTCGGACACGCCGTACACGCCGCGCGCCGGGTCCTCGCTGGACACCGTGGGGCCCCGGTCCGCGGCCGCGAGTAGCGCGGTGCACAGGTCATCCACGTGGATGAGCGAGTACCGCTTGGGCCCGAAGCCGCTCTTCAGCGCCAGGCCCAGCCGGGCCATGGGCAGCAGCGACGGGAGGAACTCCACGTCACCGGGCCCGTAGACGATGGGCGGCCGGACGATGACGGAGGGCACCCGGTCCGCGAACTCGCGCACCGCCTCCTCGCCGCCCAGCTTGCTGCGGCCGTAGAGGGACACGGGCGCGGGCGGGTCCTCCTCGCGGCGCGGGCGCTCCGGCGTGGACGGGCCCGCGGCGGCCAGCGACGAGCAGTACACCAGCCGGGGCGGGTGGGGCAGGGCGGCCATGGCCTCCACCAGCCGGCGGGTGCCCCGGGCGTTGCCCTCGAAGTAGCCCTCCGGCTCGCGGGACTTGGTGACGCCGGCCAGGTGCAGCACGCAGTCCACGTCGCGCACGGCCTCGGCCAGGCCCGCCCCCGTCGTCAGGTCCGCCACCACGAAGCGGGCGCCCAGGCCCTCCAGGGGGCCCCGGCGCGAGCTGCCGCGCACCATCAGCGTGAGCGTGTCGCCGCGCTCCACGATGCGGCGCGCGAGCCGCTGGCCGATGAACCCGGTGCCGCCAGTGAGCAGGAAGCGCAAGGGTGACTCCTCGGAGGCAGGCGGCGCTCAGAGCGCGCGCTGGTAGACGCGGTACGTCTTGGAGCGCTGCGCGCCCATGGACTCGATGGCGCGGTTGACCAGGTGGTTGTCCTCGAGCGTCCAGGAGATCTCCCCGCCCACGTAACCCAGGCGCTTCGCGGTGCGCAGGGTGTCCAGGTACAGGATGGCGTCCAGGCCGCGGCGCCGGTAGCCCTCCTTGATGCCGAGGATGATGAGGCGCAGCCGGTTGATGCGGCGCGAGGCCAGCGCCAGCTTCACCAGGCCAATGGGCAGGCCAAACGTCGTGAGCCGCCCGTTGGCCGCGCGGATGGCCTGGTTGGCGTCCGGCACCGTGAGGGAGAAGGCCACCGGCTCGCCCTGGACCTCGGCCATGAGCGCCAGCTCCGGACGGACCACCGTCTTGAGCTCCTTGGCCAGGTGGTCGAACTCCGCGTCCGTGAAGGGGACGAAGCCCCAGTTCTTCTCCCACGCCGAGTTGTAGATGTCGCGGATGCGCTTCACCTCGGCGTCCAGGTTCTTCATGTCCACCGGGCGCACGACGACGCCGTCGCGCTGGCGGATCTTCTCCGAGATGCGCACCACCTTCTCCGGCGGCTGCGCGGAGGAGGACAGCTCGAAGGCGTACAAGTCCTTGGCCTTCGTCAGGCCGCAGGCCTCCAGCAGCGCCGCGTAGTAGGGCGGGTTGTGCGGCATCATCACCGCGGGCGGCGAGTCGAAGCCCTCGATGAGCAGGCCCCAGTCCTGGTTGGAGGACAGGTTGGCCGGGCCCAGCATCGCGTCCATGCCCCGCTGGCGCAGCCAGGACGCGCCGGCCTCCAGCAGGCTCCGGGCGACGCCCGCGTCATTCACGCACTCGAAGAGGCCGAAGAAGCCCTCCTTCGTGCCGTGAAGCTCCATGTGACGCGGGTTGCGGATGGCGGCGATGCGGCCCACCACGTCCGGGCCGCGCCGGGCGAGGAACAGCTCCAGCTCACCGTACTCGAAGAAGGGGTTCTTCTTCGGGTCCAGGAAGTCCCGGCGCTCCATCTCCAGCGGGGGGACCCAGTGCGGGTCGTTCTTGTAGAGGGGGTAGGGGAGGCGGATGAACTGCATCCGCTCCGCCTCGCCGCGGACAGGGGTCACCTGCACGTCCGACGGCATGGTCGGGGACGCCTGTGTCGGCTGGGACGGCTCGGCGCGGAGGGCCATGGGCGGTTCAGTTCCGGTCCGAGTGGGCG
Proteins encoded in this window:
- a CDS encoding MlaC/ttg2D family ABC transporter substrate-binding protein; amino-acid sequence: MIASLLAATLLAAAPGPLTVVKSGNADVQKAANAPGATAQSLASVVEKFVDFEELAKRALGDKAWADLKPAQRKEFTDTMTGLLRASYAQKALGQAQAQVKYGEEGVDGNEATVGTTVKVKKDAIPVDYRLYRTSATGPWRIYDVVTDEVSLVDTYKGQFRKLLADKGFDGLLSTLKSKRAQLEKENAASAQKSAGQTAVP
- a CDS encoding NAD-dependent epimerase/dehydratase family protein — protein: MRFLLTGGTGFIGQRLARRIVERGDTLTLMVRGSSRRGPLEGLGARFVVADLTTGAGLAEAVRDVDCVLHLAGVTKSREPEGYFEGNARGTRRLVEAMAALPHPPRLVYCSSLAAAGPSTPERPRREEDPPAPVSLYGRSKLGGEEAVREFADRVPSVIVRPPIVYGPGDVEFLPSLLPMARLGLALKSGFGPKRYSLIHVDDLCTALLAAADRGPTVSSEDPARGVYGVSDGVEHSWEDVCAAMAGALGKGRPAVLPVPQTVSYVVGLGSEAVARLRGTVPILNRDKVREMRCAAWTCSTERASRELGFLPTIPLAQGLAGTLAALREAAGR
- a CDS encoding N-acetyltransferase gives rise to the protein MALRAEPSQPTQASPTMPSDVQVTPVRGEAERMQFIRLPYPLYKNDPHWVPPLEMERRDFLDPKKNPFFEYGELELFLARRGPDVVGRIAAIRNPRHMELHGTKEGFFGLFECVNDAGVARSLLEAGASWLRQRGMDAMLGPANLSSNQDWGLLIEGFDSPPAVMMPHNPPYYAALLEACGLTKAKDLYAFELSSSAQPPEKVVRISEKIRQRDGVVVRPVDMKNLDAEVKRIRDIYNSAWEKNWGFVPFTDAEFDHLAKELKTVVRPELALMAEVQGEPVAFSLTVPDANQAIRAANGRLTTFGLPIGLVKLALASRRINRLRLIILGIKEGYRRRGLDAILYLDTLRTAKRLGYVGGEISWTLEDNHLVNRAIESMGAQRSKTYRVYQRAL